In one Magallana gigas chromosome 7, xbMagGiga1.1, whole genome shotgun sequence genomic region, the following are encoded:
- the LOC105328908 gene encoding uncharacterized protein, with amino-acid sequence MASTKTFDMSMLHKELKRPLNPNQGKNPQQRYTIEEFHNRSKLFPCTQTNKLFQKSPNPSVQDEKQETNELKLISHRPPSAAKKSNRVQSAKCRIEGNWKLDNNDSNHGLSHSKLNSSHLKSASNNKGKDSYCSEDHDKQIIPFHGKPMPVFDVGDNAPFPTYNFQEKKNMKYVGKYDKPFTFKNEGNLIDFKEYVTVPDEENQPAVKVKARPSSAKCSRVKTDNTENIIPVVFNLATNQQVYGEETDSKCSSNQETCYKLATSDGLLNKFHKEEGIKRSTPQSLDDIMPWLSDCYTKEDLGIDPSRCLVFLPSLSADSYNDLPVVPSPQSAKEDLPYKEKVKPPLVNKKYSHPSWKKKHRVDDWACSHTKPESTCYGFDYGIIEPRTAAVIRKEIEDLENLMKGIGNMDSDCMMVRYQAEIEKFRQTYRDTMALVPDRLLHSPVPVDTFGLRQFYREHDEIMLEIRRQHSLCIQELAQLETEVEIDSDRKYFKHVIPN; translated from the exons ATGGCTTCCACTAAAACATTCGACATGTCAATGCTTCACAAAGAACTGAAACGTCCACTTAACC CGAATCAAGGAAAAAATCCCCAACAGCGGTATACTATAGAGGAATTTCATAACAGAAGTAAATTATTCCCATgtacacaaacaaacaaactctTTCAAAAGAGTCCAAACCCTTCAGTTCAAGATGAGAAGCAGGAAACCAACGAACTAAAACTGATATCACACCGTCCTCCATCAGCAGCGAAAAAATCTAACAGGGTGCAAAGTGCAAAATGCAGAATAGAAGGAAACTGGAAACTAGACAACAATGACAGTAACCACGGACTGTCTCACTCAAAGTTAAATTCTAGTCATCTCAAATCAGCCTCCAACAACAAAGGAAAAGACAGTTACTGTAGTGAAGATCATGATAAACAAATAATTCCATTTCATGGAAAACCTATGCCCGTTTTTGATGTTGGTGACAATGCTCCATTTCCTACGTACAATTTTCAAgagaagaaaaatatgaaatatgttgGCAAATATGACAAGccttttacatttaaaaacgaAGGAAATTTGATTGACTTTAAGGAATATGTAACTGTTCCTGATGAAGAAAATCAGCCAGCTGTTAAAGTAAAAGCAAGACCTTCATCTGCAAAATGCTCAAGGGTAAAAACAGATAACACAGAAAATATCATACCTGTTGTTTTTAACTTAGCCACAAACCAGCAGGTGTATGGTGAAGAGACTGATTCAAAATGTAGTTCAAATCAAGAAACCTGTTACAAATTAGCAACCAGTGATGGTTTGTTAAATAAATTCCACAAGGAGGAAGGAATTAAAAG ATCAACACCACAAAGTCTGGATGATATCATGCCATGGTTATCAGATTGCTACACAAAAGAGGACCTTGGTATTGACCCCTCACGCTGTTTGGTTTTCCTACCATCCCTCAGTGCTGACAGCTACAACGATTTACCTGTGGTTCCCTCTCCTCAATCAGCTAAAGAAGATCTGCCATACAAGGAAAAAGTCAAGCCTCCATTA GTTAACAAAAAATACAGTCATCCATCATGG AAAAAGAAACACAGAGTTGATGACTGGGCATGCAGCCATACTAAACCAGAGTCAACATGCTATGGCTTCGATTATGG GATAATTGAGCCAAGAACAGCTGCTGTAATACGCAAAGAAATTGAAGATCTCGAAAATCTAATGAAAG GGATTGGTAACATGGACAGTGACTGTATGATGGTCAGGTATCAAGCCGAGATCGAAAAGTTCAGACAGACATACAGGGACACCATGGCTCTAGTCCCAGACAG ACTCCTCCATTCCCCAGTACCAGTAGACACG TTTGGACTCCGGCAGTTCTATCGGGAACACGATGAGATCATGCTTGAAATACGACGTCAACACTCTCTGTGTATTCAGGAGCTAGCGCAGTTAGAGACAGAAGTAGAAATTGATAGTGACAGAAAGTACTTTAAACACGTGATTCCTAACTGA
- the LOC105328907 gene encoding L-threonine ammonia-lyase, which translates to MDLRTPTDNIPFQSITAAKDNIEESIIRTPLIPLNYNVPGKQIYLKLENLQPIGSFKIRGAGNALANLSSEELKDGVYTASAGNFAQGLAWNARERGIPCNVVVPDHAPVTKLEAIKRLGGDIVKVPFDKWWEVIQTHQYEGMKGKFIHPVCDPAVIAGNGTIGLEIVEDLPDVDVVICPYGGGGLISGVSSAVKSLRTNAKVYACEVETAAPLKLSLDLGKPSTFNYIASFVDGMGGKSVLDSMWPLVSNLVDDSLVVTLQEVADSVKLLAERNRVVAEGAGAATVAAALSEKFSDRLSGNIVCVISGGNIDTNKLIQALEGKIPQ; encoded by the exons ATGGATCTCAGAACGCCTACGGATAACATTCCCTTTCAAAGTATCACAGCGGCTAAAGACAACATAGAGGAGTCTATCATACGCACGCCGCTCATTCCTCTCAACTACAATGTACCGGGCAAGCAG ATATATCTCAAATTGGAGAATTTACAACCAATTGGATCTTTCAAAATCAGAGGAGCAGGGAATGCCTTAGCAAATTTATCTTCAGAAGAACTGAAGGATGGGGTGTACACGGCCAGTGCCGGGAACTTTGCCCAAGGCCTCGCTTGGAACGCCAGAGAAAGGGGGATTCCCTGTAATGTAGTCGTCCCTGACCACGCACCCGTCACGAAACTGGAGGCAATTAAACGACTTGGCGGAGATATTGTTAAAGTACCGTTTGACAAATGGTGGGAAGTAATTCAAACTCACCAGTATGAGGGAATGAAGGGCAAGTTTATCCACCCTGTGTGTGACCCCGCTGTTATCGCAG gaAATGGTACCATTGGTCTAGAGATCGTCGAGGACTTGCCAGACGTTGACGTGGTCATTTGTCCATACGGCGGGGGTGGTCTAATATCTGGAGTATCGTCTGCTGTAAAATCCCTCAGAACGAACGCCAAGGTGTACGCATGTGAAGTGGAAACCGCCGCTCCTCTGAAATTGTCACTCGATTTGGGGAAGCCATCTACCTTTAACTACATTGCGAGCTTTGTGGATGGTATGGGAGGAAAATCGGTGCTGGATTCAATGTGGCCGCTCGTAAGCAACCTTGTGGATGACTCATTAGTTGTTACATTACAAGAAGTTGCGGACTCCGTTAAGTTGCTCGCAGAAAGAAACAGAGTGGTAGCAGAAGGCGCCGGTGCTGCAACTGTGGCCGCCGCTCTGTCTGAAAAGTTTTCTGACAGACTCAGCGGAAATATTGTTTGCGTAATTTCCGGTGGCAATATCGATACCAATAAATTGATACAAGCACTGGAGGGGAAAATACCACAATAA